A window of Triplophysa dalaica isolate WHDGS20190420 chromosome 7, ASM1584641v1, whole genome shotgun sequence contains these coding sequences:
- the LOC130426978 gene encoding RNA-binding protein with serine-rich domain 1 — MAPSPTKRRERSEDKPRERAKEKPAVKEGAEKERGREKIRKRRSNSTGSSSSRSSSSSSSSSGSSSGSSSGSSSSSGTSHSGSSSSSRSSSSSGSSGSPSPSRRRHDNRRRSRSKSKSQKRGEEKERKRRSPSPKPTKLHLGRLTRNVTKEHIQEIFATYGKIKMIDMPPDRLHPNLSKGYAYVEYETPDDAQKALKHMDGGQIDGQEITASAVLTQRIRTAPRRMTPPRRMPPPPPMWRRTPPRMRRRSRSPRRRSPVRRRTRSRSPGRRRHRSRSSSNSSR; from the exons AT GGCACCTTCACCCACCAAACGCAGAGAGCGTTCTGAGGACAAAccaagagagagagcgaaagagaaaCCCGCTGTAAAGGAGGGAGCAGAGAaggagagaggcagagagaagATCCGCAAGCGTCGCAGTAACTCCACTGGCAGCAGTAGTAGCAG GTCCAGTTCCAGCTCCAGCAGCAGTTCTGGGTCCAGCTCGGGCTCATCCAGTGGGTCCAGCTCTTCCTCTGGTACCAGCCATTCTGGTTCATCAAGTTCTTCCCGGTCCTCTAGCTCATCTGGGTCCTCTGGGTCTCCCAGCCCGAGCCGTCGTCGCCATGACAACCGGCGACGCTCACGATCAAA GTCCAAATCACAAAAGCGTGGTGAGGagaaggagaggaagaggaggagcccCAGCCCTAAACCAACTAAACTTCATCTGGGAAGACTCACCAGGAATGTCACCAAG GAACATATTCAAGAGATCTTTGCGACCTACGGGAAGATCAAGATGATCGACATGCCCCCGGACCGCTTGCATCCTAATTTATCAAAGGGCTACGCTTATGTGGAATACGAGACTCCAGATGATGCCCAGAAGGCTCTGAAACACATGGATGGAG GTCAGATTGACGGTCAGGAGATCACCGCCTCTGCTGTTCTCACCCAGAGGATACGAACCGCCCCGCGAAGAATGACGCCGCCACGCAGAATGCCTCCCCCACCTCCCATGTGGCGCCGCACGCCACCTCGCATGAGGAGACG ATCTCGGTCTCCACGGCGACGCTCCCCGGTGAGAAGGCGCACTCGCTCCAGGTCTCCGGGTCGCAGACGACACCGCTCCCGCTCCAGTTCCAACTCGTCCCGTTAG
- the LOC130426977 gene encoding uncharacterized protein LOC130426977, with product MGRLDDASKRKVVELREAGLSFRKIKAVLELENIKVSAQAIYLFLKEFQGRARKEDGTAVGSSQAGSTSAREAGSGEARQGTWSNQQLRNLLREASRVAASQLNAASSDARGGQSSGTAVRSEAREGDKDEDIRIVSVTSLAQGAQHAGIQGPRAGTGTGTTSGAAFVRRRHTPSPANPVLVARKRLLDKALLHRARVRDGGPQTGQQVPLSVRRDQSCFSGPDGRKVELPQTASFDLTASRAPNIRGSHPGPSLARKWIQRMGTPVRSLQNPPRVGVRLPDPATAGSTSHNAVPPARVQNVNSQASLPLQRTGFDPAAVSGLQEQIQSLSSELRNLGVALRMMVEQQGRLEREQTQQTQVQKQILGTLQDLATKLEPCNVLQSTSAPTLSASCSLASAEPFSQTAGSQGVYAQCSQAQTRYNEIHDSGLEGIEPFSLDQLSPPAMNGFQQCPTTGVPSFTHAQTRTGMFTQAHTQTFAHSPFQSHADSYTGMERKPADMPSTSADGTFQACSPHNQNSSLPVSPHQAELNIIKVENV from the exons ATGGGTAGACTGGACGATGCTTCCAAGCGCAAAGTCGTGGAGCTACGGGAAGCAGGTTTGAGTTTCCGGAAGATCAAAGCTGTGCTGGAGTTGGAGAACATCAAGGTGTCTGCGCAGGCCATCTACCTTTTCCTGAAAGAGTTTCAAGGGAGAGCTCGGAAGGAGGACGGAACGGCGGTGGGTAGCAGCCAAGCGGGGTCGACGTCGGCCAGGGAGGCGGGCAGCGGCGAGGCTCGACAGGGTACCTGGAGCAACCAGCAGTTGAGAAACCTCCTCAGAGAAGCATCCCGGGTCGCAGCCTCTCAGCTGAATGCAGCCTCCTCAGATGCAAGAGGTGGACAGTCTTCTGGGACGGCAGTGAGAAGCGAAGCAAGGGAGGGTGATAAAGACGAGGATATCCGGATTGTCAGCGTTACGTCTTTGGCACAGGGCGCGCAGCACGCCGGCATCCAGGGGCCACGAGCTGGGACCGGCACGGGCACGACCAGCGGGGCTGCTTTTGTGAGACGGCGACACACACCCTCACCTGCCAACCCTGTGCTGGTGGCTCGCAAGAGACTGCTGGATAAAGCGTTGCTTCACAGAGCAAGG GTAAGGGACGGTGGACCCCAGACAGGTCAGCAGGTGCCGCTGTCAGTTAGAAGAGATCAGTCATGTTTCTCTGGTCCTGATGGGAGAAAAGTCGAGTTACCTCAGACGGCTTCATTCGACCTCACAGCATCCAGAGCTCCAAACATT AGAGGATCGCACCCAGGACCCAGTCTTGCCAGGAAATGGATCCAGCGGATGGGCACTCCAGTTCGCTCTCTTCAAAATCCTCCTCGTGTGGGCGTCCGACTCCCTGACCCGGCCACCGCTGGAAGTACATCCCACAATGCCGTTCCACCCGCACGGGTCCAAAACGTGAACAGCCAGGCTTCACTTCCTCTCCAGAGGACCGGCTTCGACCCTGCCGCTGTGAGCGGCCTCCAGGAGCAGATCCAGTCCTTGAGCTCGGAACTGAGAAATCTGGGCGTAGCTTTGAGGATGATGGTGGAACAACAAGGCCGGCTGGAGAGAGAACAAACCCAGCAGACTCAAGTCCAGAAGCAGATCCTCGGCACCCTTCAAGATTTGGCAACCAAATTGGAGCCGTGCAACGTGCTTCAGTCAACATCTGCTCCAACGTTATCAGCGTCATGTTCGCTGGCCTCCGCCGAGCCTTTTAGTCAGACCGCCGGGAGTCAGGGCGTCTACGCTCAGTGCAGTCAAGCCCAGACACGATACAACGAGATCCACGACTCGGGTCTCGAGGGCATTGAGCCGTTCTCTCTGGACCAGCTTAGCCCACCTGCCATGAACGGGTTTCAGCAGTGCCCGACCACCGGCGTGCCCTCATTCACCCATGCACAGACACGCACGGGGATGTTCACGCAGGCGCACACGCAAACATTTGCTCATTCTCCGTTTCAGTCACACGCAGACTCGTACACGGGGATGGAGAGAAAACCAGCAGACATGCCTTCTACCAGTGCAGACGGGACGTTCCAGGCTTGTAGCCCACATAACCAGAACTCCAGTCTTCCAGTGTCTCCACATCAGGCCGAGCTGAACATTATTAAAGTGGAGAATGTCTAA
- the LOC130425775 gene encoding T-cell ecto-ADP-ribosyltransferase 2-like: protein MLTTATLILCLSALGQVFTVPRILELDMAENSVDDQFDGCKEKMAELLVKPLPTASETQEMYPRGFTWNHLFAISAYTGERIYNNFRADTVNGKDNYTKKTYGWYSLYFLLTDAIQILNKLQKEAHPGCIITYRRTRLMFNSTDVVNKNIRFGQFASSSTNRNSTDIFGNVSCFEIRTCEGAHVSKYSLFPGEEEVLIPPYEVFKVTKVTSDWCETVYHLNSAGTKSNLNCALVDVKNLWQSIKDFFKRLVGKG, encoded by the exons ATGTTGACCACTGCAACACTTATTCTATGTTTATCGGCTCTAGGACAG GTTTTTACAGTCCCTAGAATACTGGAATTGGATATGGCTGAGAATTCAGTTGATGACCAATTTGACGGCTGCAAGGAGAAAATGGCAGAACTGTTAGTCAAACCTCTACCAACAGCATCAGAGACACAAGAGATGTATCCCAGGGGCTTTACATGGAACCATTTATTCGCCATTTCTGCATACACTGGCGAAAggatatataataattttagaGCCGATACTGTTAATGGTAAAGATAATTACACAAAAAAGACATACGGATGGTATTCACTTTACTTTTTGTTGACAGATGCaatacagattttgaataaaCTTCAGAAAGAAGCACACCCAGGCTGTATAATAACTTATCGTCGTACTAGACTTATGTTTAATAGTACTGACgttgtaaacaaaaacattcgtTTTGGCCAGTTTGCATCTTCATCTACTAATCGTAATTCAACGGACATATTTGGtaatgtttcttgttttgaaaTCAGAACCTGTGAAGGTGCTCATGTGTCAAAGTATTCTTTGTTTCCTGGAGAGGAAGAGGTGCTGATTCCCCCATATGAGGTTTTTAAAGTCACTAAAGTCACTAGCGATTGGTGTGAAACTGTTTACCACCTAAACAGTGCAGGAACTAAAAGTAACCTGAATTGTGCATTAGTTGATGTGAAGAACCTTTGGCAATCCATAAAAGATTTCTTTAAAAGACTTGTGGGGAAAGGATGA